From Virgibacillus siamensis, a single genomic window includes:
- a CDS encoding histidine kinase dimerization/phospho-acceptor domain-containing protein, producing MKDTMAYNTSIMQESKRLSNCKDSLQKEPFIQGEYHIGEKATGYLGREFRNSMTGIKGFLQLIKQNSGSLTENNLKRYSQLMINEIQYMENVITDLLVVTKSDNYQITSESMVSLLKETVKQMEKTHHIQVTSHVKNGFSFVRCVREQIILAFVYLIYSIESMSESKALMINVKQYDATNLKITITGEGDTNSSSCFGRIEDALSAAESNGNGLDLMIVLNVVENHGGYIQAFRNKENKWAFEVIFPFDPNKFK from the coding sequence GTGAAAGATACAATGGCGTACAACACGTCAATTATGCAGGAATCAAAAAGATTGAGTAATTGTAAAGATTCTCTGCAAAAAGAGCCCTTTATACAGGGTGAGTACCATATTGGCGAAAAGGCGACTGGGTATCTGGGGCGGGAATTTCGAAATTCCATGACAGGTATAAAAGGATTTCTCCAGCTTATAAAGCAAAATTCCGGATCACTGACAGAGAATAATCTTAAAAGGTACAGCCAACTAATGATAAATGAAATTCAATATATGGAAAACGTGATTACAGATTTGTTAGTCGTTACAAAATCGGACAATTATCAAATCACAAGTGAAAGCATGGTTTCCCTCTTGAAAGAAACGGTAAAACAAATGGAAAAAACCCATCATATACAAGTGACATCGCATGTTAAAAATGGCTTTTCTTTTGTAAGGTGTGTAAGGGAACAAATAATTCTAGCGTTTGTTTATTTGATATATAGTATTGAATCAATGTCTGAATCCAAAGCCTTGATGATTAACGTGAAGCAATATGATGCAACTAACCTAAAAATTACCATCACGGGTGAAGGAGATACCAATTCTTCCTCATGTTTTGGGCGAATAGAAGATGCTTTAAGTGCTGCTGAGTCCAACGGAAACGGGTTGGATTTAATGATAGTTCTTAACGTTGTAGAAAATCACGGTGGATATATACAGGCATTTCGAAATAAAGAAAATAAATGGGCTTTTGAGGTAATATTTCCGTTTGATCCGAATAAATTCAAATGA